Proteins from a genomic interval of Sphingopyxis sp. QXT-31:
- a CDS encoding NADH:flavin oxidoreductase/NADH oxidase: MTEPKLFTPMTVGGLALRNRIVIAPMCQYSAVDGCMTDWHLIHLGNLALSGAALLTIEATAVLPEGRISYADVGLWDDATEAAMARTLASVRRWSDMPIAIQLGHAGRKASTEVPWKGGAQLAPGGPNGWQTEGPSALPFAEGDVPPAELDRDGMARIRDAFAASAIRAARLGIDAVQIHAAHGYLLHQFLSPLSNRRTDDYGGSLENRMRFPIEVFDAVRGAFPADRPVTVRVSGTDWVDGGWTIEETVRFGQELEARGCSAIHVSSGGLDPRQQIPVGPGYQVPLARAVMQAVPMPVVAVGMITDYDQAEAIIASGDADMVALARGILFDPRWPWHAAAHLGAKVSAPPQYLRSQPRDYPDLFTI; this comes from the coding sequence GTGACCGAACCCAAGCTGTTCACGCCGATGACCGTCGGCGGCCTCGCCCTTCGCAACCGCATCGTGATTGCCCCGATGTGCCAATATTCGGCGGTCGACGGCTGCATGACCGACTGGCATCTGATCCATCTCGGCAATCTGGCGCTATCCGGCGCAGCCTTGCTGACGATCGAGGCGACCGCGGTGTTGCCCGAGGGGCGGATCAGCTATGCCGACGTGGGCCTGTGGGACGATGCGACCGAAGCCGCGATGGCGCGCACGCTGGCGAGCGTCCGCCGCTGGTCGGATATGCCGATCGCGATCCAGCTTGGGCATGCGGGCCGCAAGGCCTCGACCGAGGTGCCGTGGAAAGGCGGGGCGCAGCTGGCGCCCGGCGGTCCGAACGGCTGGCAGACCGAGGGACCGTCGGCATTACCTTTCGCCGAAGGCGACGTTCCGCCGGCCGAGCTCGACCGCGACGGCATGGCGCGCATCCGCGACGCCTTTGCCGCATCGGCGATCCGTGCCGCGCGGCTCGGCATCGATGCGGTGCAGATCCACGCTGCGCACGGCTATCTGCTGCACCAGTTTCTCTCGCCGCTGTCGAACCGCCGCACCGACGATTATGGCGGCAGTCTCGAGAACCGGATGCGCTTTCCGATCGAGGTTTTCGATGCGGTGCGCGGGGCCTTTCCCGCCGATCGCCCCGTCACCGTCCGCGTGTCGGGTACCGACTGGGTCGATGGCGGCTGGACGATCGAGGAGACCGTCCGGTTCGGACAGGAACTCGAAGCGCGCGGCTGTTCGGCAATCCATGTGTCGAGCGGCGGGCTCGATCCGCGCCAGCAAATTCCGGTCGGACCCGGCTATCAGGTGCCCCTCGCGCGCGCGGTGATGCAGGCCGTGCCGATGCCGGTCGTCGCAGTGGGCATGATCACCGATTACGACCAGGCCGAGGCGATTATCGCCTCGGGCGACGCCGATATGGTCGCGCTGGCGCGCGGCATATTGTTCGATCCTCGCTGGCCTTGGCACGCCGCCGCGCACCTCGGTGCCAAAGTGTCCGCGCCGCCGCAATATCTGCGCTCGCAGCCGCGCGATTACCCCGATCTCTTTACAATATAG
- a CDS encoding SDR family NAD(P)-dependent oxidoreductase, which produces MQQRLGGRVALVTGGTSGIGAAAVARLTREGAKVVFTGSNTEAAARVEADTGAVFRAHRVEDASAWPALMAEIDAEYGRLDIAFANAGTEAGDASVEDIGIDAWNHIVGVNQTGVMLTVQHAIRAMAKNPGGAAGSIVVNSSMNAHRAMGNYAAYSVTKAAVVALVKSAAIHCAGKGYAIRVNAVLPGVVETDMIRGVIDRAPDPDAARAAFEGMAPMKRMAQLAEVAALVAFLASDEAAFISGADYVIDGATTAGMMGV; this is translated from the coding sequence ATGCAGCAGAGGCTGGGCGGCAGGGTTGCTCTGGTCACCGGCGGGACCAGCGGGATTGGCGCTGCGGCGGTCGCGCGATTGACGCGCGAAGGCGCGAAAGTGGTCTTCACCGGCTCCAACACCGAGGCCGCCGCGAGGGTCGAGGCCGACACCGGCGCCGTCTTCCGCGCCCACCGCGTCGAGGACGCATCCGCCTGGCCCGCGCTGATGGCGGAGATCGACGCCGAATATGGCCGGCTCGACATCGCCTTCGCCAATGCCGGGACCGAAGCGGGCGATGCGAGCGTCGAGGATATCGGCATCGACGCCTGGAACCATATCGTGGGGGTCAATCAGACCGGTGTGATGCTCACCGTCCAGCATGCGATTCGCGCGATGGCGAAGAATCCCGGCGGTGCTGCGGGGTCCATCGTCGTCAATTCTTCGATGAACGCGCATCGTGCGATGGGCAATTATGCCGCTTATTCGGTGACCAAAGCGGCGGTCGTCGCGCTGGTCAAGTCGGCGGCGATCCACTGCGCGGGCAAGGGCTATGCGATCCGCGTCAATGCCGTGCTTCCGGGGGTGGTCGAGACCGACATGATCCGCGGCGTCATCGACCGCGCGCCCGATCCCGACGCCGCCCGCGCCGCGTTCGAGGGCATGGCGCCGATGAAGCGCATGGCGCAGCTTGCCGAAGTCGCCGCCCTCGTCGCTTTCCTCGCCTCCGACGAGGCGGCGTTCATCTCGGGCGCCGACTATGTCATCGACGGCGCGACCACCGCCGGTATGATGGGCGTCTGA
- a CDS encoding ThuA domain-containing protein: MSDSEHPPRIDCVLICGGVWHDMDFARLELLKLLAEDQRVRTRVFENYDNIAAIEAADILITYTCDVTPSLPAQEALKRWLAKGGRWYALHGTNSILRLLDTGLWDAPRWAPLMMNLLGSQFISHPAIEPYTVRVADPDHQLTKGIEPFETTDELYHLETHGDLHILLDTECTGPGTGFVEAADAPGTYPVFYIKRHGAGAVLYLTLGHCRGHYDLQPMMDWWPTVDRCAWDLPVFYDLLRRGIGWLKERKSVLA, translated from the coding sequence ATGAGCGACAGCGAACATCCGCCCCGCATCGATTGCGTGCTGATCTGCGGCGGTGTCTGGCACGACATGGATTTCGCGCGGCTCGAGCTGCTCAAACTGCTCGCCGAGGACCAGCGCGTGCGGACGCGGGTGTTCGAAAATTACGACAATATCGCGGCGATCGAGGCGGCCGATATCCTGATCACCTATACCTGCGACGTTACCCCGTCGCTGCCCGCGCAGGAGGCACTCAAGCGCTGGCTAGCGAAGGGCGGGCGCTGGTACGCGCTCCACGGGACGAATTCGATCCTCCGCCTGCTCGACACCGGTCTGTGGGACGCGCCGCGCTGGGCGCCGCTGATGATGAACCTGCTCGGCTCGCAGTTCATCAGCCATCCGGCGATCGAGCCCTATACGGTGCGCGTCGCCGACCCCGACCACCAACTCACCAAGGGCATCGAGCCGTTCGAGACGACCGACGAGCTGTATCACCTCGAAACGCACGGCGACCTGCATATACTGCTCGACACCGAATGCACCGGCCCCGGCACCGGCTTCGTCGAAGCCGCGGACGCGCCGGGCACCTACCCGGTCTTCTACATCAAGCGGCACGGCGCGGGGGCAGTGCTGTACCTGACGCTCGGCCATTGCCGCGGGCATTACGACCTGCAGCCGATGATGGACTGGTGGCCGACGGTCGACCGCTGCGCGTGGGACCTGCCGGTCTTCTACGACCTGCTCCGCCGCGGGATCGGCTGGCTAAAAGAGCGCAAGAGCGTTTTAGCATAA
- a CDS encoding helix-turn-helix domain-containing protein, with protein MKQDSHPESDARRLIDSLGEGEIECLRLVGKGLGSKAIARELGLSPHTVDARLKATCRKLGTNSRFVAAKMLADNPPSSPEKPPDSTDTNLVYENVSLPNGPVAADKGASAGEGDGPGDLDHAMPRETGSIADSGSGGAWLEPDHPIAKFFGGENRLSVWQRLLVTLAIAMGSVIAFGVLVNGLVGISRLISSP; from the coding sequence ATGAAACAGGATTCGCATCCCGAAAGCGATGCCAGGCGGTTGATCGATAGCCTCGGCGAGGGCGAGATCGAATGTCTGCGCCTGGTGGGCAAGGGCCTTGGGTCGAAGGCGATCGCGCGCGAGCTCGGTCTGTCGCCGCACACCGTCGATGCCCGGCTGAAGGCGACCTGCCGCAAGCTCGGCACCAATTCGCGCTTTGTCGCGGCCAAGATGCTGGCCGACAACCCGCCTTCATCTCCCGAAAAGCCACCGGATTCGACCGATACCAATTTGGTATATGAAAATGTGAGCCTTCCCAACGGGCCGGTTGCCGCCGACAAGGGGGCATCGGCGGGGGAAGGCGACGGCCCCGGCGATCTCGATCACGCCATGCCTCGAGAGACCGGGTCGATAGCCGATTCCGGGAGCGGGGGGGCTTGGCTCGAGCCGGATCATCCGATCGCCAAATTCTTCGGGGGCGAAAACAGGCTTTCGGTCTGGCAACGGCTGCTGGTCACCCTTGCCATCGCGATGGGATCGGTCATCGCGTTCGGCGTGCTCGTCAACGGGCTCGTCGGAATCTCGAGGCTCATTTCGTCTCCCTGA